ATAACTTCTGGTCAATGGGGGACACCGGCCCTTGTGGCCCCTGTTCCGAGATCTTCTATGATCATGGAGAGGAGATTGCCGGCGGTCCTCCGGGCTCTCCAGATGAGGATGGGGATCGTTATATCGAGATCTGGAATCTGGTGTTCATGCAGTATGACCGTGATAACGACGGTACTCTTAATTCACTGCCGCACCCATCGGTCGATACCGGTATGGGGCTGGAGCGGTTGGCTGCCATTCTGCAGAATGGGCATAGTAACTACGATATCGATCTGTTCCAGAATCTGATGAAGGCTGTCGCCAAAGAGACCGGGGTAACTGACCACAACCACACCTCAGTCAAGGTGATTGCAGACCATATTCGCTCCTGTGCCTTTCTCGCTGTGGATGGGGTTGTTCCATCCAATGAGGGGCGTGGTTATGTCATGCGTCGTATCGTTCGCCGTGCAATTCGCCATGGCTACAAGCTGGGGCAGCCAGATCCATTCTTCCATAAACTGGTTGCCCCATTGGTGGCCGAGATGGGTGAGGCCTATCCTGCGCTTCCTGCGGCACAGCAGCAGGTAGAGAGGGTGTTGCTGAAAGAGGAGCAGCGCTTTGCAGAGACCCTGGATCAGGGGATGCGCATTCTTGAGGAGAGTATTGCTGCCCTGGATGGGGACGAGATTCCTGGTGAGACCATCTTCAAGCTTTATGATACTTACGGGTTTCCGGTTGATCTAACCGGAGATATAGCACGTGAGCGTAATCTGACTCTGGACCTTGATGGTTACGAGAAGGCAATGACAGAACAGCGTGACAGGGCGCGTTCAGCAAGCAGTTTCAAGAGTGCGCAGGCTGAAGGTCTGGAGATTGAGGGAGAGACTAAATTTAGTGGATATGATGGTCTTGAGGATCAATCAACAGTAGTTGCTCTGTTTAAAGAGGGCACTTCTGTTCAATCCCTTGATGAGGGTGACAGCGGTGTAGTTGTGCTTGAGTCCACCCCGTTCTATGGAGAGTCTGGTGGACAGGCGGGTGATATGGGGCTACTTAATGGCGAGGGGCTGGCATATTTTGAGGGTGAGGATACCCAGAAACAGACTGGAGGAACCATTCTCCACATTGGTGAGGGTGGGGGTGGCACAATATCTATTGACGATATCATCAGTGCCAAGGTGGATGTGACTGAGCGCAAGGCAACAGCACGAAACCACTCGGCAACCCATCTGGCACATGCTGCGCTGAGAAAGATCCTTGGTGACCATGTACAGCAGAAGGGTTCACAGGTGAATGGTAATCGACTCCGTTTTGACTTCTCCCATTTTGAACCCATGACAGATGAGCAGATTCATGAGGTGGAGCGTCAGGTCAACGAACAGATTCTTGCAAGCCACCCAGTGGATAGTCAGGTAATGTCAATTGACGATGCCAAGGCTACCGGGGCGATGGCACTATTTGGCGAGAAATATGGTGATGAGGTGCGGGTTGTGCGGATGGATGAGTACTCGACAGAGCTCTGTGGGGGCACCCATGTGGCATCCACTGGCGAGATCGGGATGTTCCGTATCCTCTCCGAGAGCGGGGTTGCTGCTGGTGTCCGCCGTATGGAGGCAGTTACGGGCGAAGGCGCACTGGCTTATGTGGAGTCTGGTGAGCAGACCCTTCAGCAGCTGGCGTCTCTTGTAAAGGCCAGTAGAGAGACGGTTGGCGACAAGGTGCAGGCTCTGGTTGAACAGAGCAAGAAGATGGAGAAAGAGCTGGAGCGTCTGAAATCAAAGCTGGCTAGCGCATCATCAGGAGACCTGGTCTCTGAGGCAGTAGAGAGTGGTGGAGTAAAAGTGCTGATCACACATCTTGAAGGGGCTGATGTCAAGACCCTGCGTACGACAATGGATCAACTAAAGGATAAACTGGGAACTGCGGCAATTCTTCTGGCAACAGCCAGTGGAGGGAAGGTGGTTCTGGTGGCCGGTGTAACCAAGGATGCAACTGACCGAATAAAGGCTGGTGATATGGTTAGGCATGCTGCGGAGCTTGTTGGCGGCAAGGGTGGTGGACGTCCCGATATGGCACAGGGTGGCGGTAGTGATCCATCGGGGATACCAGATGCCATTGAATCAACCAAGGCCTGGGCGCAAGAGGTACTGCAGTAATGGCACTTATAGTACAAAAATATGGCGGAACCTCTGTCGGCAGCGTCAAACGAATTGAGGCGGTAGCAGACAAGGTAAAAGAGTGGCGTGATCGCGGCAACCGGATGGTCGTTGTAGTCTCTGCCATGAGTGGTGAGACCAATCGGATTGTTGCTCTGGCAAAAGAGATTGATCCCAACCCAACCCCGCGCGAACTGGATGTGGCGATGGCAACCGGGGAGCAGGTAACCATCGCTCTGTTGACTATTGCCCTGGAGAAGAGGGGAGTGCCGGCTCGCTCCTATACCGGCCCACAGGTGCAGATTCTTACCGATAGCTCACACAACAAGGCACGCATCCTTGATATTGATGCGCAGCGTGTGCGTGATGATCTGGACAAGGATCACGTTATTGTAGTCGCCGGTTTCCAGGGAACTGATGAGCATGGAAATATAACCACCCTGGGAAGAGGGGGATCTGATACCTCCGCAGTTGCAATAGCCGCAGCAATAGATGCTGATGAGTGTCAGATCTATACAGATGTCGATGGTGTCTATACCACCGACCCCCGCGTCGTCCCCAATGCACGGCGCATGGATCGCATCACCTTTGAGGAGATGCTGGAGATGTCCAGCCTTGGCTCCAAGGTGCTACAGATCCGTGCTGTGGAGTTTGCAGGAAAATACAATGTCCCCCTTCGGGTTCTCTCCAGTTTTGAGGAGGGCCCCGGAACACTGATTACATTTGAGGAAGAAGGAATGGAACAGCCAGTTATCTCAGGAATTGCCTTTCAACGTGATGAAGCCAAACTGACGGTACGTGGTGTACCGGATGAGCCGGGTGTAGCCTGCAAGATCCTGGTTGCAATCTCTGATCAAAATATCGAGGTTGATATGATTGTGCAGAACATTGCCAATGACGGCACCACCGACTTCACATTTACGGTTCACCGTAATGATTACCAGCAAGCAATGGCCGCTCTGGAGAAGATAGGCAAAGAGCTTGGGGCTCGTGAGACTATTGGTGACAGTGAAATTGTAAAGGTCTCTCTGGTTGGTGTAGGGATGCGCTCACATGCGGGGATCGCCAGCCAGATGTTTAAGGCACTGGCAAAAGAGGGGGTTAATATCCAGATGATATCCACCTCGGAGATCAAGATCTCGGTCATTATTGATGAGAAATATCTGGAGCTTG
This is a stretch of genomic DNA from Candidatus Thiopontia autotrophica. It encodes these proteins:
- the alaS gene encoding alanine--tRNA ligase, whose product is MKSNEIRTAFLDFFEQKGHQVVDSSPLIPANDPTLLFVNAGMVQFKDVFLGQEKRNYSRATSVQRCLRAGGKHNDLENVGYTARHHTFFEMLGNFSFGDYFKRDAIQYAWEFLTVTLGLPEEKLWVTVYEEDPEAEDIWLKEMKVSAERFSRCGAKDNFWSMGDTGPCGPCSEIFYDHGEEIAGGPPGSPDEDGDRYIEIWNLVFMQYDRDNDGTLNSLPHPSVDTGMGLERLAAILQNGHSNYDIDLFQNLMKAVAKETGVTDHNHTSVKVIADHIRSCAFLAVDGVVPSNEGRGYVMRRIVRRAIRHGYKLGQPDPFFHKLVAPLVAEMGEAYPALPAAQQQVERVLLKEEQRFAETLDQGMRILEESIAALDGDEIPGETIFKLYDTYGFPVDLTGDIARERNLTLDLDGYEKAMTEQRDRARSASSFKSAQAEGLEIEGETKFSGYDGLEDQSTVVALFKEGTSVQSLDEGDSGVVVLESTPFYGESGGQAGDMGLLNGEGLAYFEGEDTQKQTGGTILHIGEGGGGTISIDDIISAKVDVTERKATARNHSATHLAHAALRKILGDHVQQKGSQVNGNRLRFDFSHFEPMTDEQIHEVERQVNEQILASHPVDSQVMSIDDAKATGAMALFGEKYGDEVRVVRMDEYSTELCGGTHVASTGEIGMFRILSESGVAAGVRRMEAVTGEGALAYVESGEQTLQQLASLVKASRETVGDKVQALVEQSKKMEKELERLKSKLASASSGDLVSEAVESGGVKVLITHLEGADVKTLRTTMDQLKDKLGTAAILLATASGGKVVLVAGVTKDATDRIKAGDMVRHAAELVGGKGGGRPDMAQGGGSDPSGIPDAIESTKAWAQEVLQ
- a CDS encoding aspartate kinase; the protein is MALIVQKYGGTSVGSVKRIEAVADKVKEWRDRGNRMVVVVSAMSGETNRIVALAKEIDPNPTPRELDVAMATGEQVTIALLTIALEKRGVPARSYTGPQVQILTDSSHNKARILDIDAQRVRDDLDKDHVIVVAGFQGTDEHGNITTLGRGGSDTSAVAIAAAIDADECQIYTDVDGVYTTDPRVVPNARRMDRITFEEMLEMSSLGSKVLQIRAVEFAGKYNVPLRVLSSFEEGPGTLITFEEEGMEQPVISGIAFQRDEAKLTVRGVPDEPGVACKILVAISDQNIEVDMIVQNIANDGTTDFTFTVHRNDYQQAMAALEKIGKELGARETIGDSEIVKVSLVGVGMRSHAGIASQMFKALAKEGVNIQMISTSEIKISVIIDEKYLELAVRALHDSFELDAEPEVH